A region of Flavobacterium album DNA encodes the following proteins:
- a CDS encoding carboxypeptidase-like regulatory domain-containing protein, with product MKLLKLRFFYFVCLLCTLSAWAQDVTQVTGTITDEAGMPVPGATVMEKGTQNGTSTDIDGKFTINVGPTAVLQVSYIGYTAQEILVNGQTTINISLVPGAEQLEEVVVVGYGTQKKSVVTGAISQVTAKQLENLPLTRIEQSLQGRTSGVTIFANAGQPGSSSTVRVRG from the coding sequence ATGAAATTATTAAAATTACGATTTTTTTATTTTGTCTGTTTGTTATGCACCCTCTCCGCGTGGGCGCAGGATGTTACGCAGGTAACGGGTACTATAACAGATGAAGCGGGTATGCCGGTTCCCGGTGCCACAGTGATGGAGAAAGGCACTCAAAATGGCACATCTACAGATATTGACGGTAAATTTACCATCAATGTCGGCCCAACGGCAGTTTTACAGGTATCATACATTGGGTACACGGCCCAGGAAATACTTGTAAATGGCCAGACTACAATCAATATTTCTCTGGTTCCAGGAGCGGAGCAGCTTGAAGAAGTGGTTGTGGTAGGTTACGGTACGCAAAAGAAAAGCGTGGTAACCGGCGCAATATCACAGGTAACGGCCAAACAGCTTGAAAACCTTCCTCTTACAAGGATTGAGCAGTCGCTGCAGGGACGTACTTCGGGTGTAACTATCTTCGCAAATGCGGGACAGCCCGGATCTTCTTCTACTGTACGCGTAAGGGGGTAG
- a CDS encoding SusC/RagA family TonB-linked outer membrane protein produces MDNGGLGFINQADIESIEVLKDAASSAIYGTRAATGVILITTKKGKAGKLSVNYNGFAGFSAPARKLDLLNAQQYATLRNEQYANGFQGGTFQLPYPNAASLGAGTNWQDQIFNDHAARSQHELSISGGNDKSNFYMSFGLTDQEGIVTSEISQYTRKNIRLNSDHKVTNWLKVGQTFAYSKEKTLPVGNTNGEYGGPLASAINLDPTTPAIVTDPSTTPNPSDYAQVNALKDANGNYYGISNSVQQEMTNPLAYIATRRGNYDWSDNFVGNAYVAITPIEGLTFKSTIGGKMAYWGNESFTPQSYLGPNSNTSRNNLFRATNKNMRWTFENTVSYSKIIADHNFTVLLGQGAYVDDIGSGSTVRYFNQPTNRWQDASFSWPTVAADIQGSAYTNQEHTVSSLFARVNYDYKEKYIFTGIVRRDGSSHFGSNNKYGNFPSFSLGWVPTKEDFWKQNDILNTLKLKGGWGVTGNDNIGNNGFLSLIQGGNNYTVGSGGAVVVGNSQARPSNPDLAWEETTQTNIGFDAVFLKDFTLTVEWYKKKTTGILQDVRLPGYVGASNPPYGNVGEMKNTGVEFELGYRKKIGDFDISFNGNLSTLKNTVTNVGKDRTFNSGPSIQSSQFPLTRSEVGGSYNAFYGFVTDGIFQNQAEIDAAAKPADITVVPGDFRYKDLDGDGVITDKDRKYLGSPLPDITYGLTINLAYKGFDLMMMGQGVAGNQIFQGVRRLDMINANWQTNALNRWTGEGTSNSYPRLSTLDPNGNFSRPSNFQLQDGDYFRIKLVQFGYSLPESVIGKTLSKARIYVTAENLFTFTKYTGFDPEIGGDVMGIDRGYYPQARSFMIGCNLSL; encoded by the coding sequence ATGGATAATGGCGGATTAGGCTTTATCAACCAGGCCGATATTGAGTCCATCGAGGTACTTAAAGATGCGGCTTCATCAGCAATTTATGGTACAAGGGCTGCTACAGGGGTTATCCTCATCACTACTAAAAAAGGAAAAGCAGGAAAGCTATCGGTTAACTACAACGGTTTTGCAGGATTTTCTGCCCCGGCAAGAAAACTGGACCTGCTAAATGCACAGCAGTATGCAACACTTAGGAATGAGCAGTATGCTAATGGTTTCCAGGGCGGAACATTCCAGCTGCCTTATCCAAATGCAGCGAGCCTTGGTGCCGGAACTAACTGGCAGGATCAGATCTTCAATGACCACGCTGCACGTTCTCAACACGAACTTAGCATTAGCGGCGGTAACGATAAATCGAATTTCTATATGTCATTCGGCCTTACCGACCAGGAAGGTATCGTTACAAGCGAGATATCACAGTATACCCGTAAGAATATAAGGCTGAATTCTGACCATAAAGTAACAAACTGGCTTAAAGTAGGGCAGACATTTGCCTACTCTAAAGAAAAAACACTCCCGGTAGGAAATACAAATGGCGAATATGGCGGGCCACTTGCTTCGGCAATCAACCTTGACCCTACTACACCTGCCATCGTTACCGATCCTTCAACAACGCCAAACCCGTCAGATTATGCACAGGTAAATGCTTTGAAAGATGCTAACGGCAACTACTACGGTATATCGAATTCGGTTCAGCAGGAAATGACCAACCCGTTAGCTTACATTGCTACGCGCAGGGGTAACTATGACTGGTCTGATAACTTTGTAGGTAACGCATATGTTGCAATTACCCCAATTGAAGGGTTGACATTCAAATCAACTATCGGTGGAAAAATGGCATACTGGGGAAATGAGAGCTTCACGCCGCAATCATACCTTGGGCCAAACAGCAATACTTCAAGGAACAACTTGTTCAGGGCTACCAATAAAAACATGAGGTGGACTTTTGAAAATACAGTTTCCTACAGTAAAATAATCGCCGATCATAACTTCACTGTACTATTAGGCCAGGGTGCTTATGTTGACGATATTGGAAGCGGTAGTACAGTAAGATATTTTAACCAGCCAACGAACAGGTGGCAGGATGCGTCTTTCTCGTGGCCAACTGTTGCTGCCGACATACAGGGCTCAGCGTACACTAACCAGGAGCATACAGTTTCTTCGTTGTTTGCGAGGGTAAATTATGACTATAAAGAAAAATATATCTTTACAGGTATTGTTCGTCGTGACGGTTCTTCACATTTCGGTTCCAACAATAAATATGGTAACTTCCCTTCGTTCTCTTTGGGATGGGTACCTACCAAGGAAGATTTCTGGAAACAGAATGACATTCTGAATACATTGAAACTGAAAGGTGGATGGGGTGTAACAGGTAACGACAATATTGGTAACAATGGATTCCTTTCGCTTATTCAGGGAGGTAATAACTATACTGTAGGCAGCGGAGGCGCTGTTGTAGTAGGTAATTCACAGGCCAGGCCTTCAAACCCTGACCTTGCATGGGAAGAAACTACACAGACCAACATCGGTTTTGATGCAGTATTCCTTAAAGACTTCACGCTTACCGTTGAATGGTACAAAAAGAAAACTACAGGTATCCTTCAGGACGTAAGGCTTCCGGGCTATGTAGGGGCATCAAACCCTCCTTACGGAAATGTTGGCGAAATGAAAAATACAGGTGTAGAATTTGAGCTTGGCTACCGTAAAAAAATAGGTGATTTTGATATTTCATTCAACGGAAACCTTTCTACGCTTAAAAATACAGTTACAAACGTTGGTAAAGACAGGACGTTTAACTCAGGCCCTTCTATCCAGTCATCACAATTCCCGCTTACACGTAGTGAAGTAGGTGGTTCTTATAATGCTTTCTACGGTTTTGTTACCGATGGTATCTTCCAAAACCAGGCTGAGATCGATGCAGCGGCTAAACCTGCTGACATCACTGTAGTACCGGGCGATTTCCGTTACAAAGATTTGGATGGCGATGGTGTAATTACTGACAAAGACAGGAAATACCTGGGAAGCCCGCTTCCGGATATTACTTATGGCCTTACGATCAACCTGGCATATAAAGGATTCGACCTTATGATGATGGGCCAGGGTGTTGCAGGAAACCAGATATTCCAGGGTGTACGCAGGCTTGATATGATCAATGCCAACTGGCAGACTAATGCCCTTAATCGCTGGACAGGCGAAGGTACATCAAACAGCTATCCAAGGCTTTCTACATTAGACCCTAACGGAAACTTCAGCAGGCCTTCAAACTTCCAGTTGCAGGATGGCGATTATTTCAGGATCAAGCTTGTACAGTTCGGGTATTCGCTTCCTGAAAGCGTAATAGGCAAAACACTTTCAAAAGCAAGGATATATGTAACAGCTGAGAATTTATTTACCTTTACTAAATACACCGGATTTGACCCGGAAATCGGGGGAGATGTTATGGGAATTGACCGTGGCTACTATCCACAGGCAAGGTCATTCATGATAGGATGTAATTTATCACTTTAA
- a CDS encoding RagB/SusD family nutrient uptake outer membrane protein has product MKFKNLKWSVLLMAGALTVVSCSDDFLNTDFKGAVSEGNYYQTEDDAYHALIAVYDIMKKESGGFENMIAMLNAGSDDFYAGGGNASDGIGIQSFSNYSISQATIPGSFWSDYYQGIFRANVLLQKLPGINMDAAKKARFTAETKALRAYYYFQLITQFRNIPLTTTPLSQDQWYSFPQAASRADVYAQIETDLTEAIPDLPPMLDIATEAGRISKGAGQAILGKVYLYQDKKPEAAAQFAEVNGTPGGTSQYGYKLLANYADLWAIDNKFNSESILEAAHTSQSNAGWGNWGSGSDEGNTLNVMVGPRGYSSSGAPAYETGWSFNPATLDLVNAMQGDPRFDATLLDMNALVAAGQASYVPGYQDTGYFLKKFMPTHADITTGGGDVVLNYRQNTYTIRLADTYLLEAEALGGTGARAQALLDAVRARVGLASIPVSLDNIMKERRLELAGEGHRWRDLVRTGRAATVLASRGFIAGKHEFWPIPIRETENTQIVQDPNY; this is encoded by the coding sequence ATGAAATTTAAAAATCTAAAATGGTCGGTACTTTTAATGGCCGGAGCTTTAACTGTTGTTTCCTGCAGTGATGATTTTTTGAATACGGATTTTAAAGGCGCTGTATCCGAAGGCAATTATTACCAGACAGAAGATGATGCATATCATGCACTTATAGCAGTATATGATATTATGAAAAAAGAATCGGGCGGTTTTGAAAATATGATCGCTATGCTTAATGCAGGTTCTGACGATTTTTATGCCGGTGGCGGTAATGCTTCCGATGGTATAGGTATACAGTCGTTCTCTAATTACAGCATCAGCCAGGCTACTATTCCCGGCAGCTTCTGGAGCGATTACTACCAGGGTATCTTCAGGGCTAACGTGCTTTTGCAGAAATTACCTGGAATCAATATGGATGCCGCTAAAAAGGCGAGGTTTACTGCTGAAACTAAGGCATTGCGTGCGTATTATTATTTCCAGCTGATCACACAGTTCAGGAATATCCCGCTTACTACTACCCCGCTTTCGCAGGACCAGTGGTATAGCTTCCCTCAGGCAGCATCGCGTGCAGATGTATATGCCCAGATAGAAACAGACCTTACGGAAGCAATACCGGACCTGCCGCCAATGCTTGATATCGCTACAGAAGCAGGCCGTATCTCTAAAGGTGCGGGACAGGCAATACTTGGTAAAGTATACCTGTACCAGGATAAAAAACCGGAAGCTGCAGCGCAGTTTGCCGAGGTGAATGGTACACCGGGCGGTACAAGCCAGTACGGATACAAACTTTTGGCTAACTATGCCGACCTGTGGGCGATTGATAACAAATTCAATAGCGAATCTATTCTTGAAGCAGCACATACCAGCCAGAGTAATGCCGGATGGGGTAACTGGGGTTCAGGTTCAGATGAAGGAAATACGCTTAACGTAATGGTTGGCCCGCGTGGCTACAGCTCATCGGGAGCGCCTGCTTATGAAACAGGATGGAGCTTTAACCCTGCGACCCTTGACCTTGTTAACGCTATGCAGGGTGACCCGCGTTTTGATGCAACGCTTCTTGATATGAATGCTCTTGTTGCAGCAGGCCAGGCATCGTATGTGCCGGGCTACCAGGATACAGGATATTTCCTTAAAAAATTCATGCCTACGCATGCCGATATCACTACAGGTGGTGGCGATGTGGTCTTGAACTACAGGCAGAATACCTACACTATCCGTCTTGCAGATACGTACCTTCTTGAAGCTGAGGCTTTGGGCGGAACCGGAGCAAGGGCGCAGGCATTGCTTGATGCCGTTCGTGCAAGGGTAGGCCTTGCTTCTATCCCGGTATCACTTGACAACATCATGAAAGAGCGCAGGCTGGAGCTGGCTGGCGAAGGGCACCGCTGGAGGGATCTTGTACGCACAGGCAGGGCAGCTACTGTTCTTGCTTCGCGCGGATTCATAGCCGGCAAGCACGAGTTTTGGCCGATACCGATTCGTGAAACTGAGAACACACAAATTGTGCAGGATCCAAACTATTAA
- a CDS encoding glycoside hydrolase family 30 protein — translation MKNKFLGMGLLSLLSLSAWAQQGRDAGKAYPAIGSKVQVYTTADNSQLRLSRTGELTFSESKQPLETEFSVFVEPQKTFQTILGIGGAITDASAEVFAKLSPAKQKELLNAYYSKDGIDYSLIRTTIHSSDFASGSYTYIKEGDKSLKSFSIDHDKKYRIPLLKQALKTAGSDVTFYVSPWSPPAFMKDNKNMLKGGKLLPEYYQTWADYYVKFIKAYEKEGMPIWGLSVQNEPMATQTWESCIYTAEEERDFLKNYLGPTIRKELGDKKIIVWDHNRDLMNQRANVIFGDPEASKYAWGMGFHWYETWAGGKPMFDNVRKVAEAYPDKKLIFTEGCVEKFDATRFQYWPNGERYGEQMINDFNNGTVGWTDWNILLDEKGGPNHVGNFCFAPVHVDTATGEIIYTPSYYYIGHFSKFVRPEAKRVSTVASRSQLLSTSFLNPDGKMVTVVMNGSDNNITYNLIIGTSKTVAEIPAHAIQTLIY, via the coding sequence ATGAAAAATAAATTTTTAGGCATGGGCTTGTTGTCGCTGCTGTCGCTTTCGGCGTGGGCACAACAGGGCAGGGATGCAGGGAAGGCTTATCCCGCTATCGGGAGCAAAGTGCAGGTGTACACCACGGCAGATAATTCGCAGCTGCGCCTTTCCCGGACAGGTGAGCTTACCTTCTCCGAATCGAAACAGCCGCTGGAAACAGAGTTTTCTGTATTTGTAGAGCCCCAAAAAACCTTCCAGACCATTTTAGGGATTGGCGGCGCGATAACCGATGCCAGCGCAGAGGTATTTGCCAAATTGTCCCCGGCTAAGCAAAAAGAATTATTGAATGCTTATTATAGCAAAGACGGTATCGATTATTCCCTGATAAGGACAACGATACACAGCTCTGATTTTGCCAGTGGCAGCTATACCTATATCAAAGAAGGGGACAAAAGCCTGAAATCCTTCAGTATAGACCATGATAAAAAATACCGCATACCGCTATTAAAGCAGGCGCTTAAAACTGCGGGCAGCGATGTTACTTTTTATGTAAGCCCGTGGAGTCCGCCGGCTTTCATGAAAGATAACAAAAACATGCTTAAAGGCGGAAAGCTGCTCCCTGAGTACTACCAGACCTGGGCCGATTATTATGTTAAATTCATAAAGGCCTACGAAAAAGAAGGCATGCCGATATGGGGCCTTAGTGTACAGAACGAACCGATGGCGACCCAGACATGGGAGTCATGCATTTATACCGCAGAAGAAGAACGCGATTTCCTTAAGAATTATCTTGGGCCAACCATAAGAAAAGAGCTTGGAGATAAGAAAATAATTGTTTGGGACCACAACAGGGACCTCATGAATCAAAGGGCCAATGTGATATTTGGCGATCCTGAAGCATCGAAGTATGCATGGGGAATGGGCTTCCACTGGTATGAGACCTGGGCAGGCGGCAAGCCGATGTTTGATAACGTGCGAAAGGTTGCTGAGGCTTATCCTGACAAGAAACTGATTTTTACCGAGGGCTGCGTGGAGAAATTTGATGCAACACGCTTTCAGTACTGGCCAAATGGTGAACGCTACGGCGAACAGATGATAAACGACTTTAATAACGGAACTGTTGGCTGGACGGACTGGAACATCCTTCTTGATGAAAAGGGCGGCCCCAACCATGTAGGTAACTTCTGCTTCGCGCCGGTACATGTAGATACGGCGACAGGCGAGATTATTTATACACCCTCTTACTACTACATAGGCCACTTCTCAAAATTTGTACGTCCAGAAGCAAAAAGGGTAAGTACCGTAGCGAGCAGGAGCCAGTTGCTAAGTACATCGTTTCTTAATCCGGACGGCAAAATGGTAACGGTAGTTATGAATGGCAGCGATAACAATATTACCTACAACCTTATAATCGGCACAAGCAAGACGGTTGCCGAAATCCCGGCACACGCTATACAGACTTTAATATACTAA
- a CDS encoding carbohydrate-binding protein: MKKLQYIVLLVISFSAFGQGYLHRDGQNIVDGDGNNVLLRGMGLGGWMIQEGYMLQTDAFAGPQHKIREKITQLIGAANTETFYQKYRDNGITKRDIDSLKAWGFNSVRLPMHYNLYTLPIEAEPVPGQNTWLDEGFTRTDQLLQWCADNQMYLILDMHATPGGQGKDANISDYDPTKPSLWESEANKQKMIALWAKLADRYKNSPWIGAYDIINEPNWAFTGTNQNGCDENSNAPLRALSVAVTNAIRAVDTNHMIIIEGNCWGNNYNGMFPLWDDNMALSFHKYWNANNTGAIQGLLNLRTQYNVPLWLGESGENSNVWFKEAISLAESNNIGWSWWPLKKIGSIAGPAAVTKTPEYQQLLNYWANGGTAPTETFAFNALMQIAENYKIQNTVTKPDVIDAMFRQVQSNETIKYKTHNLPGKVYATEYDLGAYQYAYFDTDVADYRTDSGGFQAWNKGWAMRNDGVDIEESNDTGNGFHVSSVVANEWMVYTLNAPADLAYDVTIRYAGIGGALHFEDANGRISERINLPSTGGYTTWSSVTFNDMILKAGENKLKVYFDTGGINLNYFELKTPVPAVQAAFRVIDAATNILGDKVTAVFNKPLQAGIDFSASALTLKVNGTAVTVTDITMGTAPNSFILTPAVAINPSDVVTLTYAGTNLIAADATVQAAFTDMPVANRIGNIQQISGTIQVESFYVNNGLTLENTSDTGGGQNIGYTDAGDYLDYLVNINQAGNYRIEYRRASLNQTGSIKLQLINATTQDIQTVTLNPTGGWQTWQTTATDAVLPAGRYYLRLLITAPGFNLNWVKFSYQAPDSDNDGVADSADNCPNTPAGAVVDFNGCTLFTLPGNNFAIQVTGESCRTSNNGSIAITAAANHNYVATVTGTGSQTVNFTTTGTLSNLSAGEYELCITLPEAPAYRQCFDIVVTEPRDLAVLQRVAAENYTVELELDGGNHYSINLNGVLYETSANAITLDLKGGENTLEVKTDKDCQGIYRKTITMEDNLRVYPNPVSGNNVYVMLPEAKNEKVYVEVFSTIGNRVIAGTYVTQDKVFSVDTGALAAGMYMMKVVSGTQAYNIKIVKE; the protein is encoded by the coding sequence ATGAAAAAATTACAATATATTGTTTTATTAGTAATTTCCTTTTCAGCATTCGGTCAGGGTTACCTGCACCGCGACGGGCAGAACATTGTAGACGGAGACGGAAACAATGTCCTCCTTCGCGGAATGGGCCTCGGGGGCTGGATGATACAGGAAGGCTACATGCTCCAGACTGATGCCTTTGCCGGTCCGCAGCATAAGATACGCGAAAAGATAACACAGCTTATCGGGGCTGCCAACACCGAAACCTTTTACCAGAAGTACCGCGATAACGGCATAACCAAAAGGGATATCGATTCCCTGAAGGCATGGGGATTCAACTCCGTTCGCCTCCCGATGCATTACAACCTGTACACATTGCCTATAGAGGCAGAGCCTGTGCCGGGACAGAATACCTGGCTTGACGAAGGCTTTACCAGGACCGACCAGCTGTTGCAGTGGTGTGCCGATAACCAGATGTACCTGATACTCGACATGCACGCCACACCGGGTGGCCAGGGGAAAGATGCCAATATATCCGACTACGATCCGACCAAGCCATCCCTTTGGGAAAGCGAGGCCAACAAGCAAAAGATGATAGCGCTTTGGGCAAAGCTGGCCGACCGCTATAAGAATAGCCCGTGGATAGGTGCTTATGATATCATCAATGAGCCTAACTGGGCATTTACCGGCACGAACCAGAATGGCTGCGACGAAAACTCGAATGCACCGTTAAGGGCATTATCTGTTGCGGTTACAAATGCCATCCGTGCGGTAGATACCAATCACATGATCATCATAGAAGGTAACTGCTGGGGTAATAATTACAATGGTATGTTCCCGCTTTGGGATGATAATATGGCCTTAAGCTTCCATAAATACTGGAACGCCAATAACACCGGAGCCATCCAGGGCCTTCTCAACCTGAGGACACAATACAACGTGCCGTTATGGCTCGGCGAAAGCGGCGAAAACTCTAACGTGTGGTTTAAAGAGGCTATATCGCTCGCCGAGTCTAATAACATTGGCTGGTCATGGTGGCCGCTCAAAAAGATAGGGAGCATTGCAGGTCCCGCCGCAGTTACAAAAACACCGGAGTACCAGCAATTGCTTAATTACTGGGCTAATGGAGGCACAGCGCCAACAGAGACTTTTGCCTTCAATGCGCTGATGCAGATAGCCGAGAACTATAAGATACAAAATACGGTTACCAAGCCGGATGTGATCGATGCTATGTTCCGCCAGGTGCAGAGCAACGAAACCATTAAATACAAAACCCACAACCTTCCGGGCAAAGTTTATGCTACCGAATACGATCTGGGCGCTTACCAGTATGCTTATTTCGATACCGATGTTGCCGATTACAGGACGGATTCAGGCGGATTCCAGGCATGGAACAAAGGCTGGGCGATGCGTAATGATGGTGTGGATATTGAGGAAAGCAATGATACCGGCAACGGTTTCCATGTAAGCTCTGTAGTAGCCAACGAATGGATGGTTTACACGCTGAATGCCCCTGCAGATCTTGCTTATGATGTTACAATACGTTATGCAGGCATAGGTGGCGCGCTTCACTTTGAGGATGCCAACGGAAGGATATCCGAAAGGATAAACCTGCCTTCAACAGGGGGATACACCACATGGTCGTCCGTTACATTTAATGATATGATACTTAAGGCAGGTGAAAATAAGCTGAAAGTATACTTTGATACAGGCGGTATAAACCTGAACTATTTTGAGCTTAAAACCCCCGTACCCGCTGTACAGGCCGCTTTCAGGGTTATTGATGCTGCCACAAATATTCTTGGCGACAAGGTTACAGCAGTCTTTAATAAGCCGCTTCAGGCAGGCATCGATTTTTCTGCGAGTGCCCTTACGCTTAAAGTGAATGGTACTGCAGTTACAGTTACAGATATTACAATGGGCACTGCGCCAAATAGCTTTATCCTTACTCCTGCTGTAGCAATAAACCCGTCAGATGTAGTAACGCTTACATATGCAGGGACAAACCTTATTGCTGCCGATGCAACGGTACAGGCTGCTTTTACAGATATGCCGGTGGCAAACCGCATAGGAAACATTCAGCAGATATCCGGTACCATACAGGTAGAAAGCTTTTATGTAAACAACGGGCTGACACTTGAAAATACCTCTGATACTGGTGGCGGACAAAATATAGGCTATACCGATGCCGGAGATTATCTCGATTACCTGGTAAACATCAACCAGGCCGGTAACTACAGGATAGAGTACAGGCGCGCAAGCCTTAACCAGACAGGAAGTATAAAACTGCAATTGATAAATGCCACAACACAGGATATCCAGACGGTAACACTAAACCCTACAGGCGGATGGCAAACCTGGCAGACTACTGCTACAGATGCGGTGCTTCCTGCCGGGCGGTATTACCTGAGGCTTCTAATCACTGCACCGGGCTTTAACCTTAACTGGGTGAAATTCTCGTACCAGGCGCCGGACTCCGACAATGATGGTGTTGCAGACAGTGCCGACAACTGCCCAAATACTCCGGCAGGCGCTGTTGTAGACTTTAACGGTTGTACCCTCTTTACCCTGCCGGGCAATAACTTTGCCATACAGGTAACCGGCGAAAGCTGCCGTACCTCGAATAACGGAAGCATTGCCATAACCGCGGCGGCCAACCATAACTATGTGGCAACGGTTACGGGAACAGGCAGCCAGACTGTTAATTTTACGACTACAGGAACTTTAAGCAACCTTTCGGCTGGGGAATATGAGCTTTGCATCACACTGCCCGAAGCACCTGCTTACCGCCAGTGTTTTGATATTGTAGTTACAGAGCCCCGCGACCTTGCTGTGCTGCAAAGGGTAGCTGCCGAAAACTATACAGTAGAATTGGAACTCGACGGTGGAAATCATTATTCCATCAACCTGAATGGTGTGCTGTACGAAACTTCGGCGAATGCCATAACCCTCGACCTTAAAGGCGGTGAAAATACACTGGAGGTGAAAACCGACAAAGACTGCCAGGGCATTTACAGGAAAACCATCACGATGGAAGATAACCTTCGTGTCTACCCTAATCCGGTAAGCGGCAATAATGTGTATGTGATGCTGCCTGAAGCTAAAAATGAGAAGGTGTATGTAGAAGTTTTCTCAACTATTGGCAACAGGGTAATAGCTGGAACTTACGTTACGCAGGATAAGGTATTCTCAGTAGATACAGGCGCGCTTGCAGCCGGTATGTACATGATGAAGGTAGTATCGGGCACACAGGCCTATAATATTAAAATTGTAAAAGAATGA
- a CDS encoding membrane lipoprotein lipid attachment site-containing protein, translated as MKKILIAFTASLFALAGCSKDDNGGNGGGTGTEAAVLSFPENNSECTTGTEVSATQSKVNFQWAAAPGAQTYFVYVKNLDTQSTLQFSAGANTSLEITLIKGTPYSWYVNTNKAGGTTVASAVWKFYNAGNGVTNYAPFPADAVSPAMSSTIYGPTITLQWDGSDLDNDIVDYKVYMDTNANPATLAGTVTTETLPNVAVASGGTYYWKVVTTDGAGNTTASPVYQFKVF; from the coding sequence ATGAAAAAGATACTAATAGCATTTACGGCGTCTTTGTTTGCCCTTGCGGGTTGCAGCAAAGATGACAACGGCGGTAATGGCGGGGGCACAGGAACCGAAGCAGCTGTGCTCTCTTTTCCGGAAAATAACTCGGAATGCACCACAGGCACCGAAGTTTCGGCAACGCAAAGCAAGGTGAACTTTCAATGGGCTGCTGCGCCGGGTGCGCAAACCTATTTTGTATATGTAAAAAACCTCGATACGCAATCAACATTGCAGTTTAGCGCGGGTGCTAACACATCGCTCGAGATTACGCTTATCAAAGGTACGCCCTATTCGTGGTATGTAAATACCAATAAAGCAGGCGGGACCACTGTAGCAAGCGCGGTATGGAAGTTTTACAACGCAGGCAATGGCGTTACTAATTATGCCCCATTCCCTGCCGATGCAGTGTCCCCGGCGATGAGTTCTACCATATACGGGCCGACGATCACGCTTCAATGGGACGGCAGCGACCTTGACAATGACATTGTTGATTATAAAGTATATATGGATACCAACGCCAACCCTGCCACACTTGCAGGGACGGTGACAACCGAAACACTGCCGAATGTGGCTGTGGCTTCGGGGGGTACTTATTATTGGAAAGTGGTCACTACCGATGGTGCGGGCAACACCACTGCATCGCCGGTATACCAGTTTAAAGTGTTTTGA